CCGATGCGCCCTTGATGCAGCAGGTGATCGTGCTCTCCGGCATCGCGATTGTCATGACCGTGGGCGTGTATGGCTTGGTGGCCGGTATCGTCAAGCTGGATGACCTGGGCCTGTGGCTCACCCAGAAGCCTGGCCAGGCGGCGCGCAGCATCGGCGGCGCCATCCTGCGGGCGGCGCCGTACATGATGAAAAGCCTTTCGGTGATCGGGACCGCGGCGATGTTCCTGGTGGGCGGCGGGATTCTCACCCATGGCGTGCCGGTGGTGCATCACTGGATCGAGACCGTGAGCCAGAGCGCAGGCGCGTTGGCCTGGTTGGTGCCGGTGCTGCTCAATGGTGTGGCGGGGATCATTGCCGGGGCCGCGGTGCTGGCGCTGGTCAGCGGGGTGGGCAAGCTCTGGAAGACCGCGAAGGCCTGATCGCGCGTGTCTAGTCCTGAAATAGGTTTACACCTGTTTCAGTCTCAAAACGCCCGATGCACCGCATCGGGCGTTTTGTATTTCAGGGACAGGTGTGGCCGTTCCCCGTTGTAGATCAGCACCGACTCATCCACCATTTTCACTGCGTCCGCCAGATTTTTAGGGCGATACAGCAGGAACTCGGTCTTCAAAATGCCGTTTATCCTCTCCGCCAGAGCATTCTGGTAGCAGTCATAGCCGTCGGTCATTGAGCACCTGACGCCATGACTAGCGTGCAAGCGTTGATAAAGCTCAGAGCAGTATTGGGCTCCACGGTCTGAGTGATGGATCAGTGGCAGCGTGCTTCGGCGCTCACCAACTGCCTTTTCCATCGCCTTGATTACCGACTCGGTATGCAAGCTCTCATGCACATGATGGCCTACGATCTTGCGCGAGTAGGCGTCTGTCACCAGGCTCACATAAGCCACGCTTTCCTGTGTCGGCAGGTAGGTGATGTCTGCAACCCAGACCTGCTCTGGCCTATTGGCCACTATCTGCTCATGACCTGCTTTGAGCAGGTTAGGGTGTCGGCGAAAACGGTGATGGCTGTCCGTCGTTTTGTGGTATGCCCGTTTGCGTACAACCAGTTCTCGAGCGTTGCGCAGGATGCTAAACAGGCGGTCTCTGCCGACCCGAACTGATGCACCAACTTCAACGCTCATCAGGTAATGCAGCTTGCGCGTGCCTATCCGTGGCTGACGGCGGCGCTTTTCAAGAACAAAGTCCATGACCTCTTGATCTTGACGAGCCCTCTCGTCGAAAACCCGATTGCGTTGGTAATACGCTTGGCGCGAAATGCTCATAAACAGGCAAGCCCTCGTGATGCTCAGGCCTTGGATTTGCCCTTGCGAGAGGACTTGCCGGGTCGCTTTTTTACGACGGAAACACCGTAGTCATTTTTCAGAACATTCACGACGGCTTCGAAGAATTGCGCTTTCTGATTGCTTAGCGCCAGCTGTTCTTCGAGCTCTTTGATCCGCTGCTCGGGGGTCAGCGGGAGGGTTGGCTCGGTCATGGACCTGCTCCTCGGCTCTCGAATTGACGCGCCTTGGCTCCAGTCCTGCCGGCCGTGCTTGCGTAGCCAGACCAGTACTGTGGACCGGCCCTGAATGCCGTAGCGCCGTTGAGCCTCTTTATAACTCAACTCGCCCTTTTCGACCTGGTCTACGACCGATAATTTAAAGGCTAGCGTGTAGTCACGCTGGCTCCGCCTTTTGCCCGAATCCATTGACTCCTCCTGAAGATAGGTCAGAAGGCGTAAACCTTATTCAGGACGGGACAGCGGCAATAAAAAAGGCCATTCAATCGAATGGCCTTTTTTGTGGGCGTTTACTCGGCGATCTGCAACTTGCGCGATTCCGTGTAGATGTAGCGCACCTTTTCGTACTCAAATGGCGAGTTCATCTGACCATAGCGGAAGCTGGTCTGGTAGCGCTTGTCCACCGCACGCAACGCCCAGATTTCCGGGTGGTTGGAGCTGACTTCGGCGACGTTGAGGAAGTTGATCTGGGTCTCGGCACCGTAGTCGACGATCAGGCCGGTGGTGTCGCGCAGGTTCGATGGGCCGAAGATCGGCAGCACCAGGTACGCGCCGCCGGGCACGCCGTAGAAGCCCAGGGTCTGGCCAAAGTCTTCGCTCTGGCGCGGCAGGGCCCATGGCGGTTGCCGGGTCCCACAGGCCGGCGATGCCGATAGTGGTGTTGACCAGCAGGCGGCCAGTGGTTTCCAGGGAACGATGGCCCTTGAGTTGCAGCAGGCTGTTCAACAGGTTGGGCACATCGCCCAGGTTGTTGAAGAAGTTGCTCACGCCGGTGCGCAGGAAACTCGGGGTGACGTAACGGTAGCCGTCGACCACCGGCAGGAACACCCATTGGTCGAAGCGGTAGTTGAAGTGGTACACGCGACGGTTCCACGACTCAAGTGGGTCATACACGTTGAGCGCGGTGAGCGACGACCGCT
The genomic region above belongs to Pseudomonas azotoformans and contains:
- a CDS encoding IS3 family transposase (programmed frameshift) — translated: MDSGKRRSQRDYTLAFKLSVVDQVEKGELSYKEAQRRYGIQGRSTVLVWLRKHGRQDWSQGASIREPRSRSMTEPTLPLTPEQRIKELEEQLALSNQKAQFFEAVVNVLKNDYGVSVGKKATRQVLSQGQIQGLSITRACLFMSISRQAYYQRNRVFDERARQDQEVMDFVLEKRRRQPRIGTRKLHYLMSVEVGASVRVGRDRLFSILRNARELVVRKRAYHKTTDSHHRFRRHPNLLKAGHEQIVANRPEQVWVADITYLPTQESVAYVSLVTDAYSRKIVGHHVHESLHTESVIKAMEKAVGERRSTLPLIHHSDRGAQYCSELYQRLHASHGVRCSMTDGYDCYQNALAERINGILKTEFLLYRPKNLADAVKMVDESVLIYNGERPHLSLKYKTPDAVHRAF